A region from the Deltaproteobacteria bacterium genome encodes:
- a CDS encoding OmpA family protein: MLVMRRASIIVAVVLLVAAPAAAVDQSYNAQMFRPSIFNGRFLAIEDAATMPRMCYGFGLYGDYASGLVEQRIDDNFDSAVFASVATAHLTAAFSPWRWLSMGVEAPFHVRARGKSLDDIEQLGAKSALQENVSAFGDLKGEIKFGLVRDDPGPFGLALATFATFPTGDPDHLLGEGTVNPGAKLILEKDFGVFDIAVSGGYLYRPRRDVLGLDVGDSILFGAGIARDFASGFGFSIEYFGESFWSDMNKTNDEIRTVPMEALATLRWKFGSGMRVIGGGGGGFGGGLGSPQYRAVAGFDYYPTCVKKVVYVPQGRLDVVVTNDAGEPLAATLDVTGTKSFSVTADASGSWGAVIEPGPYTIAASSAGYIAQTAIVDVPDAQQRTVSFALAPVPPPLPQLTVRVIFEKDKSAIANSTITITRMDEPGSITHELPAGTWTGELSPGEYLVRGSGVGFTFEDVSVLLAPGEQREVTIVLQKKVILTGTIHFFFDSPRIRDISNPVLLDALEKIKAEQGAGGVKRVRIEGHTSSEGWIVHNERLSQRRAEAVRAWLIQRGVDPKLLYAVGYGPSKPIAPNTNEPDRQKNRRVEFVFEHEIEE, from the coding sequence GTGCTCGTTATGAGACGCGCGTCGATCATCGTCGCCGTCGTTCTGCTCGTCGCCGCGCCGGCTGCGGCGGTCGATCAATCGTACAACGCGCAGATGTTCCGCCCGAGCATCTTCAACGGGCGATTCCTCGCGATCGAGGACGCCGCGACGATGCCCCGGATGTGTTACGGATTCGGGCTTTACGGCGACTACGCGTCGGGTCTCGTCGAGCAACGCATCGATGACAATTTCGACTCAGCGGTCTTCGCGTCGGTGGCGACCGCGCATTTGACCGCGGCGTTTTCGCCATGGCGCTGGCTGAGCATGGGTGTCGAAGCGCCGTTTCACGTGCGCGCTCGCGGCAAATCGCTCGACGACATCGAGCAGCTCGGCGCAAAAAGCGCCCTGCAGGAGAACGTCAGCGCCTTCGGCGATCTCAAGGGCGAGATCAAGTTCGGTTTGGTGCGCGACGACCCCGGCCCCTTCGGCCTCGCGCTGGCGACCTTCGCGACATTTCCAACCGGAGACCCCGATCACCTGTTGGGCGAGGGCACGGTCAATCCCGGCGCGAAGCTGATTCTCGAAAAGGATTTTGGCGTCTTCGACATCGCCGTGAGCGGAGGATATCTCTACCGACCGCGCCGCGACGTCTTGGGTCTGGACGTGGGCGATTCGATCCTCTTCGGCGCGGGCATCGCACGGGATTTCGCGTCGGGATTCGGTTTTTCCATCGAATATTTCGGTGAGTCGTTCTGGTCCGACATGAACAAGACCAACGACGAGATCCGAACTGTGCCGATGGAGGCGCTGGCCACGCTGCGCTGGAAGTTCGGATCGGGCATGCGCGTGATCGGCGGCGGCGGCGGCGGCTTCGGCGGCGGACTCGGATCGCCGCAGTACCGCGCCGTCGCGGGATTCGACTACTACCCGACCTGCGTGAAAAAGGTCGTGTACGTTCCACAGGGGCGACTCGATGTCGTCGTGACGAACGACGCGGGCGAGCCGCTCGCGGCGACGCTCGATGTGACGGGGACGAAGTCGTTTTCGGTGACGGCGGATGCGTCGGGGTCGTGGGGCGCGGTGATCGAGCCGGGACCGTACACGATCGCGGCGTCCTCCGCGGGATACATCGCGCAGACGGCAATTGTGGACGTGCCCGACGCACAGCAGCGGACGGTTTCATTCGCGCTGGCGCCCGTTCCGCCGCCGCTCCCGCAACTGACCGTTCGCGTCATCTTCGAGAAAGACAAATCGGCGATCGCGAATTCGACGATCACGATCACCCGCATGGACGAGCCGGGATCGATTACGCACGAGTTGCCCGCCGGGACATGGACGGGTGAATTGTCTCCCGGGGAGTACCTCGTGCGCGGCTCGGGCGTCGGATTCACCTTCGAAGACGTGAGCGTTTTGCTCGCGCCCGGTGAACAGCGCGAGGTCACCATCGTCCTTCAGAAGAAAGTCATCCTCACCGGCACGATCCACTTCTTTTTCGACTCGCCGCGCATTCGAGACATCTCGAACCCCGTGCTGTTGGACGCGCTCGAAAAGATCAAGGCGGAACAAGGCGCGGGCGGCGTCAAGCGCGTTCGCATCGAGGGACACACGTCGAGCGAAGGTTGGATCGTGCACAACGAGCGCCTGTCGCAGCGGCGCGCCGAGGCTGTGCGCGCGTGGCTCATCCAGCGCGGCGTCGATCCCAAGTTGCTTTACGCCGTCGGCTACGGTCCGTCCAAGCCGATCGCGCCCAACACCAACGAGCCCGACCGGCAGAAGAACCGCCGCGTCGAGTTCGTCTTCGAACACGAAATCGAGGAATAG
- a CDS encoding zinc ABC transporter substrate-binding protein — protein MFVAIALLSIVPACKGAAPTQTESGGPPVESGPIKAVGTIGMVTDVVRIVGGEHVRAAGLMGPGTDPHLYKASESDIRLLSGADIVFYNGLHLEGKLGDILVSLARKKPVIPVTGKIDPAKLREPPEFQGNYDPHVWFDVSMWASAAAAIRDGLAEVVPAHKADFEKNAAAYVEELRALHQWVGEQIRTIPPERRVLITAHDAFGYFGRAYGLEVRGIQGISTESEAGVKEINALVDLISSRGVKAVFVESSVPRKNVEALVEGARSRGAEVTVGGELFSDAMGAEGSPEGTYVGMVRHNVNTIVTALK, from the coding sequence ATGTTCGTCGCCATCGCGCTCTTGTCGATCGTTCCCGCTTGCAAGGGTGCCGCGCCGACGCAAACCGAATCCGGCGGCCCTCCCGTCGAGTCCGGCCCGATCAAGGCCGTCGGCACGATCGGCATGGTCACCGATGTTGTGCGCATCGTGGGCGGGGAGCATGTTCGGGCAGCGGGCTTGATGGGGCCGGGGACGGACCCGCACTTGTACAAGGCGAGCGAATCCGATATCCGTCTGCTCTCCGGGGCGGACATCGTTTTTTACAACGGCCTTCATCTCGAGGGGAAACTCGGCGATATCCTCGTGTCGCTGGCGCGAAAAAAACCGGTGATTCCGGTCACCGGCAAGATCGACCCCGCGAAGCTGCGCGAACCGCCGGAGTTTCAGGGCAACTACGACCCGCATGTCTGGTTCGACGTGTCGATGTGGGCGAGCGCCGCCGCGGCGATCCGCGACGGTCTTGCCGAAGTTGTCCCTGCGCACAAGGCCGATTTCGAGAAAAACGCCGCCGCCTACGTCGAAGAGTTGCGGGCGCTTCATCAGTGGGTCGGCGAGCAGATTCGGACGATTCCGCCGGAGCGGCGGGTGCTCATCACGGCCCACGACGCGTTCGGATATTTCGGCCGGGCGTACGGACTGGAGGTGCGCGGGATTCAGGGCATCAGCACCGAGAGCGAGGCCGGAGTGAAAGAGATCAACGCGCTGGTCGATTTGATCTCGTCGCGCGGCGTGAAGGCCGTGTTCGTCGAGTCGAGCGTGCCGCGTAAAAACGTCGAGGCCCTCGTCGAAGGCGCGCGGTCGCGCGGAGCCGAGGTCACCGTCGGCGGCGAACTCTTCAGCGATGCGATGGGCGCGGAGGGATCGCCCGAGGGCACCTACGTCGGCATGGTGCGTCACAACGTCAACACCATCGTGACCGCGCTGAAGTGA
- a CDS encoding metal ABC transporter ATP-binding protein: MNSPEPRPWSDSNDAPPLLVRDLTVAYHRKPVLWDVDLTLPAKRLIAIVGPNGAGKSTFMKAVLGLIPRASGKVEIFGKPYEEQRSLVGYVPQRESVDWDFPVSALEVVLMGRYGHVGWFRRPGKADAALARACLEKVGMGAFAKRQINQLSGGQQQRVFLARALAQDARLYFMDEPFAGVDAATEQAILNLLHELKDSGRTVVVVHHTLQTVRDYFDHLVLLNMRVVASGPVEDTYTTENLQKTYGGRLTHLDQAAEAVRRATR, translated from the coding sequence ATGAATTCTCCGGAACCTCGTCCCTGGTCGGATTCGAACGACGCTCCCCCGTTGCTCGTTCGGGATCTGACCGTCGCCTACCACCGCAAACCCGTGCTTTGGGACGTCGATCTTACGCTTCCCGCGAAACGCCTCATCGCGATCGTCGGCCCGAATGGCGCGGGAAAAAGCACGTTCATGAAGGCTGTCCTCGGGCTCATCCCCCGTGCCAGCGGCAAGGTTGAGATCTTCGGCAAGCCGTACGAGGAACAGCGGTCACTCGTCGGCTACGTTCCGCAGCGGGAGTCGGTCGATTGGGACTTTCCCGTGAGCGCGCTCGAGGTCGTCCTGATGGGGCGCTACGGCCATGTCGGTTGGTTTCGGCGGCCGGGCAAGGCCGATGCGGCGCTTGCGCGCGCTTGCCTCGAGAAGGTCGGCATGGGCGCGTTCGCCAAACGCCAGATCAACCAGCTCTCGGGCGGACAGCAGCAACGCGTGTTTCTTGCCCGGGCGCTCGCGCAGGACGCGCGGTTGTACTTCATGGACGAACCATTCGCGGGCGTGGACGCGGCGACCGAGCAGGCCATCTTGAACCTGCTTCACGAACTCAAGGATTCCGGCCGAACAGTGGTCGTCGTGCATCACACCCTGCAAACGGTACGCGATTATTTCGATCACCTGGTTCTGCTCAACATGCGCGTCGTCGCCAGTGGGCCCGTCGAGGACACGTACACGACGGAAAACCTGCAAAAGACGTACGGCGGTCGGCTGACGCATCTCGATCAGGCGGCGGAAGCCGTGCGGCGGGCGACGCGATGA